One genomic segment of Meiothermus sp. QL-1 includes these proteins:
- a CDS encoding hemolysin III family protein encodes MRSLVREPFNAYSHAAGALLALLGTLVLLLFSGGHPTKLVGALVFGLSMTLMYTASTLYHALRVSEQALLWLRKLDHAAIFLFIAGTYTPVLLQALEASWRPWALGLIWGLAGLGVGLKLVTLRAPRWLYTASYLGLGWLAVFLLPKLALGSWTLGFLLLGGLAYSLGAVVYAARWPNPLPRVMGFHGLWHLFVLLGSLGMYLAVLSLYRA; translated from the coding sequence GTGCGCAGCCTCGTCCGCGAACCCTTCAACGCCTATTCCCACGCCGCCGGTGCCCTGCTGGCCCTTTTGGGAACGCTGGTGCTCCTCCTTTTCAGCGGGGGCCACCCGACCAAGCTGGTCGGGGCCCTGGTCTTTGGCCTCAGCATGACCCTGATGTACACGGCCTCAACCCTCTACCACGCCCTGCGGGTCTCCGAGCAGGCCCTGCTCTGGCTGCGCAAGCTCGACCACGCGGCCATCTTCCTATTCATCGCCGGGACCTACACCCCGGTGCTCCTGCAGGCCCTGGAGGCCTCCTGGCGGCCCTGGGCTTTGGGGCTCATCTGGGGGCTGGCCGGGCTGGGGGTGGGGCTCAAGCTGGTCACCCTGAGGGCTCCTCGCTGGCTCTACACCGCGAGCTACCTGGGGCTGGGCTGGCTGGCGGTCTTCCTGCTGCCCAAGCTGGCCCTGGGTTCCTGGACCCTGGGCTTTTTGCTCCTGGGTGGGCTGGCCTACAGCCTGGGGGCGGTGGTCTACGCCGCCCGCTGGCCCAACCCGCTGCCCCGGGTGATGGGCTTCCACGGGCTCTGGCACCTCTTCGTGCTGCTGGGCAGCCTGGGCATGTACCTGGCGGTGCTCAGCCTGTACCGGGCCTAG
- a CDS encoding glutamine--tRNA ligase/YqeY domain fusion protein, whose protein sequence is MRTLEGKPRYVAPNFITEIIEEDLRAGRYQKIVTRFPPEPNGYAHLGHAIASYIDFGIALDYGGECRLRMDDTNPETERAEYAEALIADMRWLGWDWGERVRYASDYFEELYQMAEKLILKGLAYVDSVSPEEMARLRGTVDTPGTPSPYRERSVEENLDLFRRMRAGEFKNGEHVLRAKIDLSSPNMKLRDPVLYRIVHAEHYRTGKQWCIYPSYDFAQATTDALDGVTHSLCSLEFVDNRAIYDWLMDHLWGEPPLHNTPRPRQYEFGRRSLEYTVVSKRKLRKLVEGGYVRGWDDPRLPTLAGQRRRGVRPEAIRRFAAQVGVSRTNRTVDIALLEAAIRDDLNHIAPRVMAVIRPLRVVLTNLEAPRSVSLPYWPPDVVQASPDGLVPLPSGARVQPEAATRTLTLGPVLFIEQDDFSPNPPKGYKRLTPGGTVRLKRAGVIRCEAYRTNEQGEVVELTCTYLGEEGQAAGVIHWLSQEDALPAEFRLYDRLFTVPHPEAEAREQEEEGEEDLEFLRFLNPQSLVVAHGYVEKSVLGDPPDTRYQFERNGYFWQDPVDSSPGALVFNRIVSLKDTWARRMEAEKPTPAQSPPPPRPSPGAPSLDLEAEARLQRYRTLGIPEAEARVLAREARLAAFLEEALGQAAAPGLASLVVNELAPAIRSGTCRVSPEGLAGLVRLLESGQISSRIAKDALAEAQQTGEDPAALIARKGLRRLDDPAALEPLIEGVLAKHPDKVRAYRAGKTGLLGFFVGQVMQETQGQADPEVAQALLRQKLG, encoded by the coding sequence ATGCGAACCTTGGAAGGCAAACCCCGCTACGTAGCCCCCAACTTCATCACCGAGATCATCGAGGAAGACCTGCGAGCAGGCCGCTACCAGAAAATCGTCACCCGCTTTCCCCCTGAGCCCAACGGCTACGCCCACCTGGGCCACGCCATTGCCAGCTACATCGACTTCGGCATCGCTTTGGACTACGGGGGGGAGTGCCGGCTGCGCATGGACGACACCAACCCCGAGACCGAGCGGGCCGAGTACGCCGAGGCCCTGATTGCCGACATGCGCTGGCTGGGCTGGGACTGGGGCGAGCGGGTGCGCTACGCCTCGGACTACTTCGAAGAGCTCTACCAGATGGCCGAGAAGCTCATCCTGAAGGGCCTGGCCTATGTGGACAGCGTCTCCCCGGAGGAGATGGCCCGCCTTAGGGGCACCGTGGACACCCCCGGCACCCCAAGCCCCTACCGCGAGCGGAGCGTGGAGGAGAACCTGGACCTCTTCCGCCGGATGCGGGCGGGGGAGTTCAAGAACGGCGAGCACGTCCTCAGGGCCAAGATAGACCTCAGCAGCCCCAACATGAAGCTGCGCGACCCGGTGCTCTACCGCATCGTGCACGCCGAGCACTACCGCACCGGCAAACAGTGGTGCATCTACCCCTCCTACGACTTCGCCCAGGCCACCACCGACGCCCTGGACGGCGTAACCCACAGCCTCTGCAGCCTCGAGTTCGTGGACAACCGGGCCATCTACGACTGGCTGATGGACCACCTCTGGGGCGAGCCCCCCCTGCACAACACCCCCCGGCCCCGCCAGTACGAGTTTGGCCGGCGGAGCCTGGAGTACACCGTGGTCTCCAAGCGCAAGCTGCGCAAGCTGGTGGAGGGGGGGTACGTGCGCGGCTGGGACGACCCTCGCCTGCCCACCCTGGCCGGCCAGCGGCGGCGAGGGGTGCGGCCCGAGGCCATCCGCCGCTTCGCTGCCCAAGTAGGTGTCTCCCGCACCAACCGCACGGTGGACATCGCCCTGCTGGAGGCGGCCATCCGCGACGACCTGAACCACATAGCCCCCCGGGTCATGGCGGTGATCCGGCCCCTTAGGGTGGTGCTCACCAACCTCGAGGCCCCCCGCTCGGTAAGCCTGCCCTACTGGCCGCCCGATGTGGTGCAGGCCTCCCCCGACGGCCTGGTGCCCCTGCCCAGCGGGGCTCGAGTCCAGCCCGAAGCGGCCACCCGCACCCTTACCCTGGGGCCGGTGCTGTTCATCGAGCAGGACGATTTCTCCCCCAACCCCCCCAAGGGCTACAAGCGCCTCACCCCTGGGGGTACCGTGCGGCTCAAGCGGGCTGGGGTGATCCGCTGCGAGGCCTACCGCACCAACGAGCAGGGCGAGGTGGTGGAGCTCACCTGCACCTACCTGGGGGAGGAGGGCCAGGCGGCCGGGGTCATCCACTGGCTGAGCCAGGAGGACGCGCTGCCCGCCGAGTTCCGCCTCTACGACCGGCTCTTCACCGTGCCCCACCCCGAGGCCGAGGCCAGGGAACAGGAGGAGGAAGGAGAGGAGGACCTCGAATTTTTGCGCTTCCTGAACCCCCAAAGCCTGGTGGTGGCCCACGGCTACGTGGAAAAAAGCGTGCTGGGCGACCCCCCCGATACCCGCTACCAGTTCGAGCGCAACGGCTACTTCTGGCAAGACCCGGTGGACTCCAGCCCCGGGGCCCTGGTCTTCAACCGCATCGTGTCCCTCAAGGACACCTGGGCCCGTCGGATGGAGGCCGAGAAACCCACCCCCGCCCAATCGCCCCCCCCACCCAGGCCCAGCCCCGGCGCCCCCAGCCTAGACCTGGAGGCGGAGGCTCGCCTCCAGCGCTACCGGACCCTGGGCATCCCCGAGGCCGAAGCCCGGGTGCTGGCCCGCGAGGCCCGTCTGGCCGCCTTCCTGGAAGAGGCCCTGGGCCAGGCCGCCGCGCCCGGCCTGGCCAGCCTCGTGGTCAACGAGCTGGCCCCGGCCATCCGCAGCGGAACCTGCCGGGTCAGCCCCGAGGGGCTGGCTGGGCTGGTGAGGCTTCTGGAGAGCGGCCAGATCAGCAGCCGCATAGCCAAAGACGCCCTGGCCGAGGCCCAGCAGACGGGCGAGGACCCCGCCGCGCTCATAGCCCGCAAGGGGCTGCGGCGCCTGGACGACCCCGCCGCCCTGGAGCCCCTCATCGAGGGGGTTCTGGCCAAACATCCGGACAAGGTCCGGGCCTACCGCGCAGGCAAGACCGGCCTGCTGGGCTTCTTCGTGGGGCAGGTGATGCAGGAAACCCAGGGCCAGGCCGATCCCGAGGTGGCGCAGGCCCTCCTGCGGCAGAAGCTGGGCTAG
- a CDS encoding Fur family transcriptional regulator, with protein sequence MAKAKEREIYRSRLKAAGLRHTLPRERILAYLDRKNTHPTPEELYLGLKKKGYNIGLSTVYLNLQVLRDAGLLWEFKDQKGNTRYDGYNERHHHLLCIQCGSVEDLLLEDLAEFDPEPIRTAIEAKTGWFVEEARLELRGVCPSCQ encoded by the coding sequence ATGGCCAAAGCCAAGGAACGGGAGATCTATAGGTCGCGCCTGAAAGCGGCGGGCCTGCGTCACACCCTGCCCCGGGAGCGCATCCTGGCCTACTTAGACCGCAAAAACACCCACCCCACCCCAGAGGAGCTGTACCTGGGCCTCAAGAAGAAGGGCTACAACATCGGCCTTTCTACCGTCTACCTGAACCTCCAGGTGCTGCGCGACGCCGGGCTTTTGTGGGAGTTCAAGGACCAGAAGGGCAACACCCGCTACGACGGCTACAACGAGCGCCACCACCATCTGCTGTGCATCCAGTGCGGCAGCGTGGAGGACCTATTGCTCGAGGACTTGGCCGAGTTTGACCCAGAACCCATCCGAACGGCCATCGAGGCGAAAACAGGCTGGTTCGTGGAGGAGGCCCGGCTGGAGCTGAGGGGGGTCTGCCCTAGCTGCCAGTAG
- a CDS encoding LCP family protein: MRRFLLLLLLLLLAGAAWWAYPLLQPLLRFGALPRPLEAPLTVLVLGVAPEYKGHHQRAPEDFRGLSDANLLVRFDPKARRISVLSIPRDTYVRIPGYGWYILNHANKFGGPELAKEVVENLTGVAIDAYVSVSVEAIRSGIDALGGVEVCVEKAMQYKDTAAKLEIDLKPGCQRLSGAQAEGYLRFRHDALGDIGRIQRQQNFFNALKRELLSPAGLLRVPQAIASVEPHIRTDLTREEIGSLLGFLATRPELVSLLTPGQFGRGWEVHQGELKRLVDRYFSEAPPPTLSLQDLAGQRVVVQYAAAQAAQAGQVRDRLRGLGFRVLLHEIESPPPRSEVLTNGEAEAARLLAESLGLPYRVSGEAALYSEFTVRVGPDLQGE; this comes from the coding sequence ATGCGCCGCTTTCTCCTCCTCCTTCTGTTACTCCTGCTGGCCGGGGCGGCCTGGTGGGCCTACCCTCTTCTCCAACCCCTTCTGCGCTTCGGTGCCCTCCCCCGGCCCCTGGAAGCCCCCCTTACCGTGCTGGTACTCGGGGTGGCCCCCGAGTACAAAGGCCACCACCAGCGGGCCCCCGAGGATTTCCGCGGGCTTTCCGATGCCAACCTGCTGGTGCGCTTCGACCCAAAGGCCAGGCGCATCAGCGTCCTCTCCATTCCCCGCGACACCTACGTGCGCATTCCCGGCTACGGCTGGTACATCCTCAACCACGCCAACAAGTTCGGGGGGCCCGAGCTGGCCAAGGAGGTGGTGGAGAACCTCACCGGAGTGGCCATAGACGCCTACGTCTCGGTGAGCGTGGAGGCCATCCGCAGCGGCATCGACGCCCTGGGAGGGGTCGAGGTCTGTGTGGAGAAGGCCATGCAGTACAAGGACACCGCGGCCAAACTGGAGATTGACCTAAAGCCAGGCTGCCAGCGCCTTAGCGGCGCGCAGGCCGAGGGCTACCTGCGCTTCCGGCACGACGCTTTGGGCGACATTGGGCGCATCCAGCGGCAGCAGAACTTCTTCAACGCCCTCAAGCGAGAGCTCCTCTCCCCCGCAGGCCTCCTGCGAGTCCCGCAGGCCATCGCCAGCGTAGAGCCCCACATCCGCACCGACCTCACCCGGGAGGAAATCGGCAGCCTGCTGGGCTTCCTGGCCACCCGGCCCGAGCTTGTCTCCCTGCTTACCCCCGGCCAGTTTGGCCGCGGCTGGGAGGTGCACCAGGGTGAACTGAAACGCCTGGTGGACCGCTACTTCAGCGAGGCCCCTCCCCCCACCCTCAGCCTGCAGGACCTGGCGGGGCAACGGGTGGTGGTGCAGTACGCCGCAGCGCAAGCAGCCCAGGCTGGCCAGGTGCGCGACAGGCTCCGTGGGCTGGGGTTCCGGGTGCTTTTGCATGAAATCGAAAGCCCTCCGCCCAGAAGCGAGGTGCTGACCAACGGAGAGGCCGAGGCCGCCCGCCTGCTGGCAGAATCCCTGGGGCTACCCTACCGGGTGTCGGGGGAGGCCGCCTTGTACAGCGAATTTACCGTGCGCGTGGGGCCTGACCTCCAGGGGGAGTAA
- a CDS encoding type II secretion system F family protein, protein MPTYQYKARDKQGRLINAVIEADDVRSAARILREKGLFIAEIREPGRGLQAEVKLPGLEPKPGLKDLAIFSRQLATMLGAGLPIVQALAILERQTEKKKFREIIKDIRLEVEGGANLSEALSRQKLFSRLYINLVRAGETSGSLDAILDRLATFQENELALIGKIRSALTYPAIVFVFAIGVTYFLLTGIVPQFAQILTGLGSELPLLTRALMAVSDFLRQSTPFLLLLAIGLFFAYRSYYRTERGRRQIDRVKLRIPVFGNLMKKSALARFSRTFGLLISSGVNIVEALDITKGTAGNAIVEDILDQTKVAIQAGEQVHTTLQAHPQVFPPMVSSMVAIGEETGALDTMLTKIADFYEREVDEAVSALTAAIEPLMIIFLGFIVGLIVAGMFLPLFRIIGTLSQQ, encoded by the coding sequence ATGCCAACCTACCAGTATAAGGCCCGCGACAAGCAGGGGCGGCTCATCAACGCGGTCATCGAGGCCGATGATGTCCGTTCTGCGGCCCGCATCCTGCGCGAGAAGGGGCTTTTCATCGCTGAAATTAGGGAACCGGGCCGTGGACTGCAGGCCGAGGTCAAGCTGCCGGGCCTGGAGCCCAAGCCGGGCCTCAAGGACCTGGCCATCTTCAGCCGCCAGCTCGCCACGATGCTGGGGGCCGGGCTGCCCATCGTGCAGGCCCTGGCCATCCTGGAACGGCAGACCGAGAAGAAAAAGTTCCGGGAAATCATCAAGGACATCCGGCTCGAGGTGGAGGGGGGAGCCAACCTCAGCGAGGCCCTGAGCCGCCAAAAGCTCTTCAGCCGGCTCTACATCAACCTGGTGCGCGCGGGGGAGACCTCGGGCTCGCTGGATGCCATCCTGGACCGGCTGGCCACCTTCCAGGAAAACGAGCTCGCCCTCATCGGTAAAATTCGCTCAGCCCTGACCTACCCGGCCATCGTCTTCGTCTTCGCCATCGGGGTCACCTACTTCCTGCTCACCGGCATCGTGCCCCAGTTTGCCCAGATCCTGACCGGGCTGGGCTCCGAACTGCCCCTCCTCACCCGGGCCCTGATGGCTGTCTCCGACTTCCTGCGCCAGAGCACCCCCTTCCTCCTGCTTTTGGCCATCGGGCTCTTCTTCGCCTACCGCTCCTACTACCGCACCGAGAGGGGGCGGCGCCAGATTGACCGGGTCAAGCTCCGGATTCCGGTCTTCGGCAACCTGATGAAGAAAAGCGCCCTGGCCCGCTTCTCCCGCACCTTCGGCCTGCTCATCAGCAGCGGGGTGAACATCGTGGAGGCCCTGGACATCACCAAGGGCACTGCGGGCAACGCCATCGTGGAGGACATCCTGGACCAGACCAAGGTGGCCATCCAGGCAGGGGAACAGGTCCACACCACCCTCCAGGCCCACCCCCAGGTCTTCCCCCCCATGGTGAGCTCCATGGTGGCCATCGGGGAGGAGACCGGCGCGCTCGACACCATGCTCACCAAAATCGCCGACTTCTACGAGCGCGAGGTAGACGAGGCGGTCAGCGCCCTCACCGCGGCCATCGAACCCCTTATGATCATCTTCCTGGGCTTCATCGTGGGGCTCATCGTGGCCGGAATGTTCCTGCCGCTCTTCCGAATCATCGGCACCCTCTCGCAGCAGTAG
- the scpB gene encoding SMC-Scp complex subunit ScpB, producing the protein MSEGALKAQLLAVLFAAGRPVSLRELGPLAPEEALLRAIEALGRELEGGQAGVQLERVAGGWRLVVHPAHLEAVERVLRPSPPRLSRAALEVLAILAYQQPLTRAELEALRGKSVEGVLEGLLERGLVRVVGEKEAVGRPKLYGTTERFLEVFGLESLDDLPPLGEGPVLLLRG; encoded by the coding sequence ATGAGCGAGGGCGCTTTGAAAGCCCAACTGCTGGCGGTGCTCTTTGCCGCAGGGCGGCCGGTCTCCCTGCGCGAGCTGGGGCCTTTGGCCCCGGAGGAGGCCCTGCTGCGGGCCATCGAGGCCCTGGGCCGCGAGCTGGAAGGGGGGCAGGCCGGGGTGCAGCTCGAGCGGGTGGCAGGGGGTTGGCGGCTGGTGGTCCACCCCGCGCACCTGGAGGCGGTGGAGCGGGTGCTGCGCCCAAGCCCACCCCGCCTCTCCAGGGCAGCCCTGGAGGTGCTGGCCATCCTTGCCTACCAGCAGCCCCTCACCCGCGCCGAGCTCGAGGCCCTGCGGGGCAAGAGCGTGGAGGGGGTTTTGGAGGGGCTGTTGGAGCGGGGGCTGGTGCGGGTGGTAGGGGAGAAGGAGGCCGTGGGACGGCCCAAGCTCTACGGGACCACGGAGCGCTTCCTGGAGGTTTTCGGCCTGGAAAGCCTGGACGACCTGCCGCCTTTGGGGGAAGGGCCGGTGCTTTTGCTGCGGGGCTAG
- a CDS encoding 2-phosphosulfolactate phosphatase — MTIRVDLVPKPPYPRPVLLVEVFCGSAAGLLLARGAREVWVAKSVRAARVLAGQEGLLLGEEEALPPEGFHHGLSLSALGRLEVAGRSCVLLAPSLAAVLEHAPLGSALAYFRNARSAVRYALEERLDTVVAVPQVGLEPSLAHTVAAGFIARRLQQSLGSETRLHEGARMAASLLKAFPDPQEALVQSELGQALLRVGRSEELALASLISVEEGVPRLVEVRHLRAAEHGLSKDRYGFCFRG, encoded by the coding sequence GTGACGATTCGGGTAGACCTGGTTCCCAAACCCCCATACCCAAGGCCGGTGCTCCTGGTGGAGGTGTTCTGCGGAAGCGCAGCGGGTCTCCTGCTTGCGCGGGGCGCGCGAGAGGTCTGGGTGGCCAAAAGCGTGCGGGCTGCGCGGGTGCTGGCCGGCCAGGAGGGGCTGCTTTTGGGCGAGGAGGAGGCCCTGCCCCCAGAGGGCTTCCACCACGGCCTTTCGCTTTCGGCGCTTGGCCGGCTTGAGGTGGCAGGGCGAAGCTGCGTGCTGCTGGCCCCCAGCCTGGCCGCAGTCCTGGAGCATGCCCCGCTGGGTAGTGCCCTGGCCTACTTTCGCAACGCCCGCTCAGCGGTGCGCTACGCGCTGGAGGAGCGCCTTGACACCGTGGTGGCAGTACCCCAGGTGGGCCTCGAGCCCAGCCTGGCCCACACCGTGGCCGCGGGGTTCATAGCCCGGCGCCTGCAGCAGTCCCTGGGTTCGGAGACCCGCCTGCATGAGGGGGCCCGTATGGCCGCCAGCCTGCTCAAGGCCTTTCCCGACCCCCAGGAGGCGCTGGTGCAGTCCGAGCTGGGCCAGGCCCTCCTTCGCGTTGGGCGCAGCGAGGAGCTGGCCCTGGCCAGCCTGATCAGCGTGGAGGAGGGCGTGCCCCGCCTGGTGGAGGTGCGCCACCTGCGCGCCGCAGAGCACGGCCTGAGCAAGGACCGCTACGGATTCTGCTTCCGAGGATGA
- a CDS encoding WecB/TagA/CpsF family glycosyltransferase — protein sequence MERVELLGTPVDLVDLPGALAWIEERIAHPLPQTAQVVTTNPEAVVRAQTDAELRQALWASELVTADGVGIVWAVQRLTGHRLAGRVPGAEILPALFARMGPRLGVFFLGAAPGVAERAAENARLRWGIRVLGAQDGYFQEEEPVLAAVRAAQPDLLVVGMGERQDTFIYRHKARLGARVAIGVGGMLDVLAGKVRRAPLWAQRLGLEWLVRIATDPRRWRRFPRLVEFVRLVQLEAQRRGKPPPGGS from the coding sequence GTGGAACGGGTGGAGCTGCTGGGCACCCCGGTGGACCTGGTGGACCTGCCGGGGGCGCTGGCCTGGATTGAGGAGCGGATTGCCCACCCCCTGCCCCAGACCGCCCAGGTGGTCACCACCAACCCCGAGGCGGTGGTGCGGGCCCAGACCGACGCCGAGCTGCGGCAGGCACTGTGGGCCAGCGAGCTGGTCACCGCAGATGGGGTGGGCATCGTCTGGGCCGTCCAGCGGCTCACGGGCCACCGCCTGGCGGGGCGGGTGCCAGGGGCGGAGATCCTGCCGGCCCTTTTCGCCCGGATGGGGCCCAGGCTCGGGGTTTTCTTCCTGGGGGCCGCGCCGGGGGTGGCCGAGCGGGCGGCCGAGAATGCCCGGCTTCGTTGGGGCATCCGGGTTCTGGGCGCGCAGGACGGCTACTTCCAGGAGGAGGAGCCGGTGCTGGCCGCCGTTCGCGCGGCCCAGCCCGACCTTTTGGTGGTGGGGATGGGGGAGCGGCAGGACACCTTCATCTACCGCCACAAGGCCCGGCTGGGGGCCAGGGTGGCCATCGGGGTGGGGGGCATGCTGGACGTGCTGGCCGGGAAGGTGCGGCGGGCCCCGCTCTGGGCCCAGCGGCTTGGGCTGGAGTGGCTGGTGCGCATCGCCACCGACCCCAGGCGCTGGCGCCGCTTTCCCCGTCTGGTGGAGTTCGTGCGGCTGGTGCAGCTCGAGGCTCAGCGCAGGGGGAAGCCCCCCCCAGGGGGGTCGTAG
- a CDS encoding lipocalin-like domain-containing protein: MRLGLLLLILLAGCLPALEGVDPSRPPRPEAWGPHNAPLEWWYVSSYLPEAGLAFHWAFFKAYAPQDWQVGPLRPALFFPGPYHASHIAITDLRANQKTFEERFDFRFDRPFGDSVVRYPPLFIQQGDWQLRQEGREFQLAAGPIQVRLTPLKPAVVHPPGYSGTAETGRMYYVSYTRLALEGTLLGRRVQGEAWMDHQWGDQLGGGGSLGAIWDWFGLHLSNGVDLMLYRVKNTQGQVVQLAGSATNPQGRVEEVVGLRMTPLESWTSPSGRTYALAWQVEAEGLSLRLEPLRKEQELLSASTRVAYWEGPVVGVGSWRGQPVLARGMGEFVAGPYDPPGGGFPLR; the protein is encoded by the coding sequence ATGCGCCTTGGGCTTCTTCTCCTCATCCTTCTCGCTGGATGCCTGCCCGCCCTGGAGGGCGTGGACCCCAGCCGCCCCCCCCGCCCGGAGGCCTGGGGGCCCCACAACGCACCCTTGGAGTGGTGGTACGTCTCGAGCTACCTTCCCGAGGCCGGCCTGGCCTTCCACTGGGCCTTCTTCAAGGCTTACGCCCCGCAAGACTGGCAGGTGGGCCCCCTCAGACCGGCCCTCTTCTTCCCCGGCCCCTACCACGCCTCCCATATCGCCATCACCGACCTCAGGGCCAACCAGAAGACCTTTGAGGAACGCTTCGACTTCCGCTTCGACCGGCCCTTCGGGGACAGCGTGGTGCGCTACCCCCCCCTGTTTATCCAGCAGGGCGACTGGCAGCTTCGGCAGGAGGGCCGGGAGTTCCAGCTAGCCGCCGGCCCTATCCAAGTACGGCTCACCCCGCTGAAGCCCGCAGTGGTCCACCCCCCGGGCTACTCCGGCACCGCCGAGACCGGGCGGATGTACTACGTCTCTTACACCCGGCTGGCCCTGGAGGGGACCCTGCTGGGGCGAAGGGTGCAGGGCGAAGCCTGGATGGACCACCAGTGGGGCGACCAGCTAGGGGGCGGCGGCAGCCTGGGGGCCATCTGGGACTGGTTCGGCCTCCACCTCTCCAACGGGGTGGACCTGATGCTCTACCGGGTCAAGAACACCCAGGGCCAGGTGGTCCAGCTCGCGGGCTCGGCCACCAACCCCCAAGGACGGGTGGAGGAGGTGGTCGGGCTGCGGATGACCCCGCTGGAGAGCTGGACCTCCCCTTCGGGCCGCACCTACGCCCTGGCCTGGCAGGTGGAGGCTGAAGGGCTTTCGCTCCGGCTGGAGCCCTTGCGCAAGGAACAGGAGCTCCTCTCCGCCTCCACCCGCGTGGCCTACTGGGAGGGCCCGGTGGTGGGGGTAGGGAGCTGGCGGGGCCAGCCCGTGCTGGCCCGGGGCATGGGGGAGTTCGTGGCCGGCCCCTACGACCCCCCTGGGGGGGGCTTCCCCCTGCGCTGA
- a CDS encoding TatD family hydrolase, whose amino-acid sequence MTDTHCHLDHMEPEEAQAALQAARHFRALLTIGTDPVRNRQALSWAEAHPRVFASVGLHPTEAHLLSPELEADLAHLAAHPRVRAIGESGLDFYWRPETRAAQYRALEFQHRLALERGLPLVLHVRSRGGEAEAELARWLLQHRPPRFVLHAFGGHPELLEAGLRLGGYFSFAGPLTYRKNQALREAARRVPLDRLLVETDAPFLPPEPHRGRRNQPAWVVYTLARLAELFGLGLEEMEALTDQNARTCFGLDQRPSGP is encoded by the coding sequence GTGACCGATACCCACTGCCATCTGGACCACATGGAGCCCGAAGAGGCCCAAGCAGCCCTCCAGGCCGCCCGCCACTTCCGGGCCCTTCTGACCATAGGGACCGACCCGGTGCGCAACCGCCAGGCGCTTTCGTGGGCCGAGGCCCATCCCCGGGTCTTCGCCTCGGTGGGCCTGCACCCCACCGAGGCCCACCTGCTCTCGCCGGAGCTCGAGGCCGACCTGGCCCATCTGGCTGCCCACCCCCGGGTGCGGGCCATAGGCGAGAGCGGGCTCGACTTCTACTGGCGGCCCGAGACCCGGGCGGCCCAGTACCGGGCCTTGGAGTTTCAGCACCGCCTGGCCCTGGAGCGGGGGCTGCCCCTGGTCCTCCACGTGCGGAGCCGGGGGGGCGAGGCCGAGGCCGAGCTGGCCCGCTGGCTTTTGCAGCACCGTCCACCCCGCTTCGTGCTCCACGCCTTTGGCGGGCACCCCGAGCTGCTCGAGGCGGGGCTTCGCCTGGGGGGGTACTTCAGTTTCGCCGGCCCCCTTACCTACAGGAAAAACCAGGCCTTGCGCGAGGCAGCCCGTCGGGTGCCCCTCGACCGGCTTTTGGTGGAGACCGATGCCCCCTTCCTGCCCCCCGAGCCCCACCGCGGCCGGCGCAACCAGCCGGCCTGGGTGGTCTATACCCTGGCCCGCCTGGCCGAGCTTTTTGGGCTTGGGCTGGAGGAGATGGAGGCCCTCACCGACCAGAACGCGCGGACCTGCTTCGGGCTTGACCAAAGGCCCTCAGGCCCGTAA